A window of Malania oleifera isolate guangnan ecotype guangnan chromosome 5, ASM2987363v1, whole genome shotgun sequence contains these coding sequences:
- the LOC131156157 gene encoding inorganic phosphate transporter 1-4-like, translating to MAKEQLQVLNALDVAKTQWYHFTAIVIAGMGFFTDAYDLFCISLVTKLLGRIYYHVDGAKKPGTLPPNVSAAVNGVALCGTLAGQLFFGWLGDKLGRKKVYGITLMLMVICSIASGLSMGKDPKAVMATLCFFRFWLGFGIGGDYPLSATIMSEYANKKTRGAFIAAVFAMQGFGILTGGIFGIAISAAFNAGFPAPAYQVDAGASTISQADYVWRIILMAGAIPAALTYYWRMKMPETARYTALVARNMKQAAADMSKVLQVDIEAEPQKVENAAVKEANSFGLFSKKFLRRHGLHLLGTASTWFLLDIAFYSQNLFQKDIFSAVGWIPPAKTMNALEEVYRIARAQTLIALCSTVPGYWFTVALIDKIGRFVIQLMGFFFMTAFMFALAIPYDHWTHKDNRIGFVIMYSLTFFFANFGPNATTFVVPAEIFPARLRSTCHGISAASGKAGAIVGAFGFLYLAQNQDKAKADAGYPAGIGMKNSLIVLGVINFLGMLFTFLVPEPNGRSLEEISGEQENDEGGAVELEAASSQNRTAPVF from the coding sequence atGGCCAAGGAACAATTGCAGGTGCTGAATGCGCTCGACGTCGCGAAAACTCAATGGTATCACTTTACGGCAATCGTGATCGCCGGAATGGGCTTCTTCACCGATGCTTACGATCTTTTCTGTATTTCCCTCGTCACAAAACTGCTGGGCCGAATCTACTACCATGTCGACGGGGCGAAGAAGCCCGGAACTCTGCCTCCCAATGTGTCCGCTGCCGTCAACGGGGTCGCCCTGTGCGGCACTCTGGCGGGGCAGCTCTTCTTCGGCTGGCTCGGTGACAAACTGGGGCGGAAGAAGGTTTACGGGATTACCCTTATGCTCATGGTGATTTGCTCCATCGCCTCTGGTCTGTCCATGGGGAAGGACCCAAAAGCAGTGATGGCTACCCTCTGCTTCTTCCGCTTCTGGCTCGGGTTTGGCATCGGAGGCGACTACCCGCTTTCCGCCACAATTATGTCGGAGTACGCCAACAAGAAGACTCGCGGGGCGTTCATCGCAGCGGTCTTTGCGATGCAAGGCTTTGGAATTTTGACCGGCGGGATTTTCGGCATTGCGATCTCGGCTGCGTTCAACGCCGGGTTCCCTGCCCCGGCGTATCAGGTCGATGCGGGTGCCTCCACCATCTCCCAGGCGGACTATGTTTGGCGCATCATTCTGATGGCGGGAGCCATCCCAGCTGCGCTCACTTACTACTGGCGGATGAAGATGCCCGAAACTGCTCGGTACACGGCACTCGTCGCCAGGAACATGAAACAGGCTGCGGCGGATATGTCGAAGGTTTTGCAGGTGGACATCGAGGCAGAGCCCCAGAAAGTGGAGAACGCGGCTGTGAAGGAAGCCAATTCCTTCGGATTGTTCTCCAAGAAGTTTCTTCGCCGACATGGCCTGCACTTGCTGGGAACTGCAAGCACCTGGTTCTTACTGGACATTGCGTTCTACAGTCAAAATCTGTTCCAGAAAGACATTTTCAGCGCAGTCGGATGGATCCCTCCGGCGAAGACCATGAATGCCCTCGAGGAGGTTTATAGAATTGCAAGGGCACAGACCCTTATCGCTCTGTGCAGTACTGTCCCTGGTTACTGGTTTACGGTTGCTTTGATCGACAAAATCGGAAGGTTCGTCATCCAGCTGATGGGATTCTTCTTCATGACAGCGTTCATGTTTGCATTAGCAATTCCTTATGATCACTGGACGCACAAGGACAACAGAATTGGGTTTGTGATCATGTATTCACTGACCTTCTTCTTCGCGAACTTTGGGCCCAATGCCACAACATTTGTTGTGCCGGCGGAGATTTTCCCGGCGAGGCTGCGGTCCACTTGCCACGGGATATCGGCGGCGTCGGGGAAGGCTGGGGCGATAGTGGGTGCGTTTGGGTTCTTGTATTTGGCTCAGAATCAGGACAAGGCCAAGGCGGATGCAGGGTACCCTGCAGGAATTGGGATGAAGAACTCACTAATTGTGTTGGGAGTGATCAACTTCTTGGGCATGTTGTTCACTTTCTTGGTTCCAGAGCCCAATGGAAGATCCTTGGAGGAGATTTCAGGTGAGCAAGAGAATGACGAAGGTGGCGCGGTGGAATTGGAGGCTGCTTCTTCCCAGAACAGGACAGCCCCTGTCTTTTAA